From the genome of Deinococcus sp. AJ005, one region includes:
- a CDS encoding DUF421 domain-containing protein: MELLWTVFIDLLTPENGWSVQLVVRIVLSTLLLFGYIVVLARTFGARTFATFTSYDFLTNVAAGSLVASAILGKSIVESSLSLLVLVGVQATVSALSARSERAQEFFDNGPVVLVERGQIRREAMNQARVSDAILNEELRRAGVNSVEGVAFAVLESGGRISVLQEPQAGSISRAIRPTAKGT, from the coding sequence ATGGAACTTCTCTGGACCGTCTTCATCGATCTGCTGACCCCGGAAAACGGCTGGTCCGTGCAACTGGTGGTGCGGATCGTCCTCAGCACGCTGCTGCTGTTCGGCTACATCGTCGTGCTGGCGCGGACATTCGGCGCGCGCACTTTTGCCACCTTTACCTCCTATGACTTTCTGACCAACGTGGCCGCCGGGTCACTGGTGGCCAGCGCGATTCTGGGCAAAAGTATCGTGGAAAGCAGCCTGAGCCTGCTGGTGCTGGTGGGCGTGCAGGCCACCGTTTCGGCCCTCAGCGCCCGCTCGGAACGCGCCCAGGAATTCTTCGACAACGGCCCGGTGGTGCTGGTGGAGCGTGGACAGATTCGCCGCGAGGCCATGAACCAGGCCCGCGTCTCGGACGCGATTTTAAATGAGGAACTGCGGCGCGCGGGCGTGAACAGCGTGGAAGGCGTGGCCTTCGCGGTGCTGGAATCCGGCGGGCGCATCAGCGTGTTGCAGGAGCCGCAGGCTGGAAGCATCAGCCGGGCCATCCGGCCAACGGCCAAAGGGACATGA
- a CDS encoding RNA polymerase sigma factor: MTWLAVPDSRFSLRSPPPAAEQDESRLQAAQAGPLETPLPDTDGRLALRLRQRDEAALSEVYDQHSGAVFGVLNRLLGDAAAQEVLQDVFLRLWERPESYDPARAGLKTFLLVMARSRALDRLRATKATLPLFTEEGAELPLPDSGPGPVTRSEDAQRREQIRAALSQLSAAHRETVERAYLAGESREEISGAMNVPVGTVKSRLNYALKHLRMVLEKAGLGKEVETWLE, encoded by the coding sequence ATGACGTGGCTGGCCGTGCCTGATTCTCGCTTTTCCCTGCGCTCCCCGCCCCCGGCGGCAGAGCAGGATGAAAGCCGCCTTCAGGCTGCCCAGGCCGGGCCACTGGAAACGCCCCTGCCAGACACCGACGGGCGACTGGCCCTGCGCCTGCGCCAGCGCGACGAAGCAGCACTCTCGGAGGTGTATGACCAGCATTCCGGGGCGGTGTTCGGCGTGCTGAACCGCCTGCTGGGCGACGCGGCGGCCCAGGAAGTGTTGCAGGACGTGTTTCTGCGCCTGTGGGAACGCCCCGAAAGTTACGATCCGGCGCGGGCAGGTCTCAAGACCTTTCTGCTGGTCATGGCGCGTTCGCGGGCACTGGACCGCCTACGTGCCACAAAAGCCACCCTGCCGCTGTTTACCGAGGAAGGCGCGGAATTGCCCCTCCCAGACAGCGGTCCGGGGCCGGTGACCCGCAGCGAGGACGCCCAGCGCCGCGAGCAGATTCGCGCCGCCCTGTCGCAACTCTCGGCGGCCCACCGCGAGACGGTGGAACGCGCGTATCTGGCAGGCGAGTCCCGCGAGGAGATCTCAGGGGCGATGAACGTGCCGGTGGGAACGGTCAAGAGCCGACTGAATTACGCCCTCAAGCATCTGCGCATGGTGTTGGAAAAAGCAGGACTGGGCAAGGAGGTGGAGACATGGCTGGAATGA
- a CDS encoding CaiB/BaiF CoA-transferase family protein, which yields MTANLPLSGIRVADFTRVLTGPFCTMLLGDLGADVIKIEPPGGDDTRGWGPPFQESEHGRESSYFLSVNRNKRSVELDLKTPEGMDAARRLVAGSDVLVENFRPGTLDRLGLGWEALSAVHPQLIYASISGFGQTGPYRDRAGYDVIAQGMGGMMSYNGEVGGPPLRVGVAVADVFAGSLITQAILAALFQRERTGKGERVDVNLLESVIALGSSQVGRYLATGEIPVPVGNDHRSIVPYGTVACGDGFVNIAVGNDALWRRFCAALELTELGADPRFATNEGRVNSRTELDVLMLGGLARFTRQEIMDRLEVAGVPCGPVNNMAEVFADPHVQARGVAVEVEHASLGHTTVTSPPWDIGGQTLPVRRAPPTLGQHTAEILGELGNQSED from the coding sequence GTGACCGCCAACCTTCCCCTTTCCGGCATCCGGGTGGCCGACTTCACGCGGGTGCTGACTGGCCCCTTCTGCACCATGCTGCTGGGCGATCTGGGCGCAGATGTGATTAAGATTGAGCCGCCCGGCGGCGACGATACGCGTGGCTGGGGGCCACCGTTTCAGGAGTCGGAACACGGGCGTGAGTCCAGCTACTTTCTGAGCGTCAACCGCAACAAGCGCAGTGTGGAACTGGACCTCAAGACGCCTGAAGGGATGGACGCCGCCCGCAGGTTGGTTGCTGGAAGTGACGTGCTGGTGGAGAATTTTCGCCCCGGCACCCTGGACCGCCTGGGCCTGGGCTGGGAGGCGTTGAGTGCCGTGCATCCCCAGCTGATCTACGCCAGCATTTCTGGCTTCGGGCAGACCGGACCGTACAGGGACCGCGCCGGATACGACGTGATCGCGCAGGGCATGGGCGGCATGATGAGCTACAACGGCGAGGTGGGCGGCCCGCCGCTGCGGGTGGGCGTGGCGGTGGCCGACGTGTTCGCCGGATCGCTGATCACGCAGGCGATTCTGGCTGCCCTGTTCCAGAGAGAGCGCACAGGCAAGGGCGAACGGGTGGACGTGAACCTGCTGGAAAGCGTGATCGCGCTGGGCAGTTCGCAGGTGGGCCGTTATCTAGCCACCGGGGAAATTCCCGTACCAGTCGGCAACGACCACCGCAGCATCGTGCCGTATGGAACGGTGGCCTGCGGCGACGGTTTCGTGAACATCGCGGTGGGCAACGACGCGCTGTGGCGGCGCTTCTGCGCGGCGCTGGAGCTGACCGAACTGGGCGCAGACCCGCGCTTTGCCACCAACGAGGGCCGCGTGAACAGCCGCACTGAACTGGACGTGCTGATGCTGGGGGGTCTGGCCCGCTTTACCCGTCAGGAGATCATGGACCGGTTGGAGGTGGCGGGCGTGCCGTGCGGCCCCGTCAACAACATGGCCGAGGTCTTTGCCGATCCGCATGTGCAGGCGCGCGGCGTGGCGGTGGAGGTGGAACATGCCTCGCTGGGACACACCACCGTGACCTCGCCGCCGTGGGACATCGGGGGGCAGACACTGCCTGTGCGCCGCGCACCGCCCACGCTGGGGCAACACACGGCGGAGATTCTGGGGGAACTGGGAAACCAGTCGGAAGATTGA
- a CDS encoding mechanosensitive ion channel family protein — protein MNLELSAVWTRVQNLVQSFIVTIPNILIGLLVFVIFLGIARIARNAVTSLSQRAGQSKGISLVFSRIVSWLVLAVGVLVSLTVIFPTLTAASLFGALGVSGVAIGFAFKDIFQNLLAGILILVTRPFRIGDQIVSGDHEGVVEDIQVRATLLRTYDNRRVVIPNSELYTNRVTVNTAYPQRRLSVTVGIGYGDDISAARKLILDTLDGLDGLLKDPAPNVLVKELGDFSVNLDVRFWIDPPIRKEAVEAQDSVLEAIKNALPAAGFDLPFPTQQVLFHDQTETTDGNRNKQREGWPARQDDPQSRQGVQREAQQSPEQHQSEARQP, from the coding sequence ATGAATCTCGAATTGAGCGCCGTCTGGACTCGGGTGCAGAACCTCGTCCAGAGCTTTATCGTCACCATTCCCAACATCCTGATCGGCCTGCTGGTCTTCGTGATCTTTCTGGGGATTGCCCGGATTGCCCGCAACGCCGTGACCAGTTTGTCGCAGCGTGCCGGGCAGTCCAAGGGGATTTCGCTGGTGTTCTCGCGCATCGTGTCGTGGCTGGTGCTGGCGGTGGGCGTGCTGGTGTCCCTGACCGTGATCTTCCCTACGCTGACCGCCGCCTCCCTGTTCGGGGCTTTGGGCGTCAGCGGCGTGGCAATAGGCTTTGCCTTCAAGGACATCTTCCAGAACCTGCTGGCGGGAATCCTGATTCTGGTCACGCGGCCCTTTCGCATAGGAGACCAGATCGTCTCGGGCGATCACGAGGGCGTCGTGGAGGACATTCAGGTGCGCGCCACGCTCCTGCGGACCTACGACAACCGCCGGGTGGTCATTCCCAATTCCGAGCTGTACACCAACCGCGTGACCGTGAACACCGCCTACCCGCAGCGCCGCCTGTCCGTCACGGTGGGCATCGGCTACGGCGACGACATCTCGGCGGCCCGCAAGCTGATTCTGGATACCCTGGACGGGCTGGACGGCCTGCTGAAAGACCCCGCCCCCAATGTGCTGGTCAAGGAGTTGGGCGACTTCTCGGTGAATCTGGACGTGCGCTTCTGGATTGATCCTCCTATTCGTAAAGAGGCCGTGGAGGCGCAGGACAGCGTGCTGGAAGCCATTAAAAACGCCCTGCCCGCCGCCGGATTCGATCTGCCCTTTCCCACCCAGCAGGTGCTGTTCCACGATCAGACCGAGACAACGGATGGCAACCGCAACAAGCAGCGCGAGGGCTGGCCCGCCCGCCAGGACGACCCCCAGAGCAGGCAGGGGGTTCAGCGTGAGGCGCAGCAAAGTCCAGAGCAGCACCAATCAGAAGCCCGGCAGCCATGA
- a CDS encoding pitrilysin family protein — translation MPALSQASPASELWTLPGGLRLAFERRSGPGFAFDLRLPVGSAHDPLGLEGSSGVLEEWLFKGAAGRDARALQDAFDDLGVRRGGGVGPEATRMGVSGLLNDLGASLTLVADVLLRPDLPESELPVLTDLARQDLDSVQDSPTDLLALEARRVAFPRPSTSPLAGFAHPPSGTLEGLEALTADTLRAHLEAYGQAGAVLGLVADLEPEAALGMVSRALGSLRPGRQPKAEATFQAGQRVHVPDPDAEQTHLSLTAPGIAPTDPRWLAWQVALTALSGGSASRLFHAVREERGLAYAVSASPVLLGGQGFLTAYAGSTPARAPETLEVMLAELARLPQGLSADEFRRARSGLRASVVFGAESMRARAGALTRDVAVFGQVRPLAGLRESLDALTLEGVNAFLADYDPVSEMTIVTLGPSDV, via the coding sequence ATGCCTGCCCTGTCCCAAGCTTCCCCCGCCTCTGAACTGTGGACGCTTCCCGGCGGTCTGCGGCTGGCTTTTGAACGTCGCAGCGGACCGGGTTTTGCCTTTGACCTGCGTCTTCCGGTGGGCAGCGCCCATGACCCGCTGGGCCTGGAAGGTTCGTCGGGCGTGCTGGAGGAATGGCTGTTCAAGGGGGCGGCGGGCCGCGACGCCCGCGCCTTGCAAGACGCTTTTGATGACCTGGGCGTGCGCCGGGGCGGCGGCGTGGGGCCGGAAGCGACGCGGATGGGCGTCTCTGGCCTGCTGAACGATCTGGGGGCCTCACTTACGCTGGTGGCCGACGTGCTGCTGCGCCCCGATCTGCCCGAATCCGAGTTGCCCGTGCTGACCGATCTGGCGCGGCAGGATCTGGACAGCGTTCAGGACAGCCCGACGGACCTGCTGGCGCTGGAGGCGCGGCGCGTGGCCTTTCCCCGCCCTTCCACTTCCCCACTGGCAGGCTTCGCGCATCCGCCGAGCGGCACACTGGAAGGTCTGGAGGCGCTGACAGCAGACACCCTGCGGGCGCATCTGGAGGCGTATGGGCAGGCAGGCGCAGTGCTGGGACTGGTGGCCGATCTGGAGCCGGAGGCAGCGCTGGGGATGGTTTCCAGGGCACTGGGAAGCTTACGCCCAGGCCGTCAGCCCAAAGCCGAGGCCACCTTTCAGGCGGGGCAGCGCGTCCATGTTCCTGACCCCGACGCCGAGCAGACCCACCTGAGCCTGACCGCTCCCGGTATCGCGCCCACCGATCCGCGCTGGCTGGCGTGGCAGGTGGCGCTGACGGCGCTGTCCGGCGGCAGTGCCAGCCGATTGTTCCATGCCGTGCGCGAGGAACGCGGGCTGGCCTACGCGGTCAGCGCCTCGCCCGTGCTGCTGGGCGGGCAGGGCTTTCTGACAGCCTACGCGGGCAGCACCCCGGCCCGCGCCCCCGAAACGCTGGAGGTCATGCTGGCCGAACTTGCGCGGTTGCCGCAGGGATTGAGCGCAGACGAATTCCGCCGCGCCCGCAGCGGATTGAGGGCCAGCGTGGTCTTCGGCGCAGAGTCCATGCGCGCCCGCGCCGGTGCCCTGACCCGTGACGTGGCCGTGTTCGGGCAGGTGCGCCCGCTGGCCGGGTTGCGCGAAAGTCTGGACGCGCTGACACTGGAGGGCGTGAATGCTTTTCTGGCCGACTACGATCCAGTTTCTGAGATGACTATCGTGACGCTGGGGCCATCGGATGTCTGA
- a CDS encoding pitrilysin family protein produces MSEVAIGPVTHVLPNGLTLLLEADADAQTVAAGYFVNTGARDEVPSEMGASHFLEHLMFKGSERLSASVLNERLDDLGGQSNAFTGEEATVYHAACLPDQTAELLDTLTELMRPALRDSDLESERGVILEEIAMYADQPGIRVIDELRADYWGTHPLGHLILGTTGTVGGLSRDALAENHHARYGAGRVTLALTGAFDSEAVLEWATANLADWPAADAPTAEPPPTPVHPAQVRVITDPDLSRVQVAAEAPGLGVTHPLREAAGVLADLIGGENGALYWALLDTGLADSADLAHLEYRDAGAFEGGFSCDPERAQEVLNIFRAVLRDAGTLITDAAVRRAARKLAVSTLLRAETPQGRLFALGMDHMATGRAETTQELVDRYANISTEDVREVLRLCPLDRLTVVALGPLTELE; encoded by the coding sequence ATGTCTGAAGTTGCGATTGGGCCAGTGACCCACGTTCTGCCCAACGGTCTGACCCTTCTGCTTGAGGCCGATGCAGACGCACAGACCGTCGCCGCCGGATACTTCGTGAACACCGGGGCGCGGGATGAGGTGCCCTCTGAAATGGGCGCGAGTCATTTTCTGGAACACCTGATGTTCAAGGGGTCCGAGCGGCTTTCTGCCAGCGTATTGAACGAGCGGCTGGATGATCTGGGCGGGCAATCCAACGCCTTCACCGGGGAGGAGGCCACCGTTTATCACGCCGCCTGCCTGCCTGACCAGACCGCCGAACTGCTGGACACCCTGACCGAATTGATGCGTCCGGCGCTGCGTGACAGTGACCTGGAATCCGAGCGCGGCGTGATTCTGGAGGAAATCGCCATGTATGCCGATCAGCCGGGCATCCGCGTGATTGATGAGTTGCGTGCCGATTACTGGGGAACGCACCCGCTGGGGCACCTGATCCTGGGGACGACGGGGACGGTAGGGGGATTGAGCCGCGACGCTCTGGCCGAAAACCACCACGCCCGCTACGGCGCAGGCCGGGTGACGCTGGCGCTGACCGGGGCCTTTGATTCAGAGGCAGTTCTGGAATGGGCCACGGCGAATTTAGCGGACTGGCCTGCCGCAGATGCCCCCACTGCTGAGCCGCCCCCCACCCCGGTCCATCCCGCCCAGGTGCGCGTCATCACGGACCCGGACCTGAGCCGAGTGCAGGTGGCCGCCGAGGCGCCTGGCCTGGGCGTGACCCATCCGCTGCGCGAGGCGGCGGGCGTGCTGGCCGATCTGATCGGCGGCGAGAACGGCGCGCTGTACTGGGCGCTGCTGGACACCGGACTGGCCGACAGCGCCGATCTGGCCCACCTGGAATACCGCGACGCCGGGGCCTTTGAGGGCGGCTTTTCCTGTGACCCGGAACGTGCCCAGGAGGTGCTGAACATCTTCCGGGCCGTGTTACGAGATGCTGGCACTCTCATTACAGACGCAGCCGTGCGCCGCGCTGCCCGCAAACTGGCCGTCTCCACTTTGCTGCGGGCCGAGACGCCGCAGGGCCGTCTGTTCGCGCTGGGCATGGACCACATGGCCACCGGACGGGCCGAGACGACGCAGGAACTGGTGGACCGCTACGCCAATATCAGCACCGAAGACGTACGCGAGGTGCTGAGGCTATGTCCACTGGACCGCCTGACGGTGGTGGCGCTGGGACCGCTGACAGAGTTGGAATAA
- a CDS encoding DUF2254 domain-containing protein translates to MKRTWLHLRQISQEFWFLPALMTVLALILAEAGIKAEETYGVPKGLHFVYGGGETGSRSLLSAIAGSSIGVAGTVFSITIAALSYAAGSMGPRLLDNFTRDRGNQITLGTFIATFAFSLYTLRSVTGSNDLVFVPHYNVTFALGLALASVAMLVYYLAHITASINMTHVANLLRDDMRDSLMKATLKEDPDRDLSVAPPPEFWAGGEVLHAPSGGYLQLTDNELLLKKAGEADVALLLHVRPGDYVFPNSVIAVGVPRLPQGVMDALSLGDRRTVGQDLEYSVRQLAEVAARALSPGVNDPVTAIDVVDRFGDALCSLQDRRWPDGVYYQDHVLRLVVPVTDFSGLTDSMFSMIRQYGKGSPSVMVRMLEVFGTTASCLKDDKRRAVIRRHAELVREDALANIENSADRADVENRHRKVLDTLANGQEAEVREAARHAVRQAQGERVN, encoded by the coding sequence ATGAAACGCACCTGGTTACACCTGCGTCAGATCAGTCAGGAATTCTGGTTCCTGCCCGCCCTCATGACCGTGCTGGCGCTGATCCTGGCCGAGGCGGGCATCAAGGCCGAGGAAACCTACGGCGTGCCCAAGGGGCTGCATTTCGTGTATGGCGGCGGCGAGACCGGCTCGCGCAGTCTGCTCTCGGCCATCGCGGGCAGCAGCATTGGTGTGGCGGGGACGGTCTTTTCCATCACCATCGCCGCACTTTCCTACGCGGCGGGTTCGATGGGACCGCGCCTGCTGGACAATTTCACGCGGGACCGGGGCAACCAGATCACGCTGGGCACGTTTATTGCCACCTTCGCCTTCTCGCTGTACACCTTGCGCTCGGTGACGGGCAGCAACGATCTGGTCTTCGTGCCGCATTACAACGTGACCTTCGCGCTGGGACTGGCGCTGGCCAGCGTCGCCATGCTCGTGTATTACCTGGCGCACATTACCGCCTCGATCAACATGACCCATGTGGCCAACCTGCTGCGAGACGACATGCGCGACTCGCTGATGAAGGCCACCCTCAAGGAAGACCCGGACCGCGACCTGTCCGTGGCCCCGCCGCCGGAGTTCTGGGCGGGCGGTGAGGTCCTGCATGCGCCCAGCGGCGGCTACCTGCAACTGACCGACAATGAGTTGCTGCTGAAAAAGGCCGGGGAGGCGGACGTGGCCCTGCTGCTGCACGTCCGGCCCGGCGACTACGTGTTTCCCAACTCGGTGATCGCAGTGGGCGTGCCTAGGCTGCCGCAGGGCGTGATGGACGCCCTGAGCCTGGGAGACCGCCGCACCGTGGGGCAGGACCTGGAATACAGCGTGCGCCAGCTCGCCGAGGTGGCCGCCCGCGCCCTCAGCCCCGGCGTGAACGACCCCGTGACGGCCATCGACGTGGTGGACCGCTTCGGCGACGCGCTGTGCAGTTTGCAGGACCGCCGCTGGCCGGACGGTGTGTACTACCAGGATCATGTGCTGCGGCTGGTGGTCCCCGTGACCGACTTCAGCGGCCTGACCGACAGCATGTTTTCCATGATCCGCCAGTACGGCAAGGGCAGCCCCAGCGTGATGGTCCGCATGCTGGAAGTCTTCGGCACCACCGCCTCGTGCCTGAAAGACGACAAGCGCCGTGCGGTGATCCGCCGCCACGCCGAACTGGTTCGTGAAGACGCGCTGGCCAATATTGAGAACTCGGCAGACCGTGCCGACGTCGAGAACCGCCACCGCAAGGTGCTGGACACCCTGGCCAACGGGCAGGAGGCCGAGGTCCGCGAGGCCGCCCGGCACGCGGTCCGGCAGGCGCAGGGCGAGCGAGTCAACTGA
- a CDS encoding GNAT family N-acetyltransferase, with translation MLTDHWPLAALRLQTPRLELRPPDDEELAALADVAAKGIHLPDQRPFLTPWTHLQPRERALYVIQQHWLTRGQWRPEAWSLGLGVFHDGQPIGMVSLRGHDFPILREVKTGSWLGLDFHGKGFGTEARATLLHLAFAELGAVAALSEVFQDNAASQGVSRKLGYRPDGLSRDVLDGGVVVSDRLRLTRENWEQSQQLPVTVTGLEPCRRFFLPESG, from the coding sequence GTGTTGACCGATCACTGGCCCCTGGCCGCCCTGCGTCTCCAGACGCCGCGCCTGGAATTGCGCCCGCCAGATGATGAGGAACTCGCGGCCCTCGCGGACGTGGCAGCAAAAGGCATTCACCTTCCCGATCAACGCCCGTTTCTGACTCCCTGGACGCATCTTCAACCCAGGGAGCGCGCCCTGTACGTGATCCAGCAGCACTGGCTGACGCGTGGGCAGTGGCGGCCAGAGGCGTGGAGTCTGGGACTGGGCGTTTTCCATGACGGTCAACCCATCGGCATGGTTTCCCTGCGGGGCCACGACTTTCCCATTCTGCGCGAGGTCAAAACGGGTTCCTGGCTCGGCCTGGACTTCCACGGCAAAGGGTTTGGAACAGAGGCCCGCGCCACCCTGCTGCATCTGGCTTTTGCCGAGCTGGGCGCAGTGGCCGCCCTGAGCGAGGTTTTTCAGGACAACGCCGCTTCCCAGGGCGTCTCGCGCAAGCTGGGCTACCGCCCCGACGGCCTCTCGCGGGATGTGCTGGACGGTGGGGTTGTCGTCTCGGATCGCCTGCGTCTGACGCGGGAAAACTGGGAGCAGAGTCAGCAGCTACCAGTGACAGTAACGGGTCTGGAACCCTGCCGCAGATTCTTCTTGCCCGAGTCTGGTTGA
- a CDS encoding M23 family metallopeptidase gives MRRFLGFIVFLAVVGGALYLLWPQIRNAQRYTALLSAPTPAENSLPNPLPDQNLTDTWGAARSQGRRHEGIDIFAGRNTPIRATTRGIVLNVGPNGLGGRTVMILGPGGQRHYYAHMEKYPDLKRGEWIEAGTVVGYVGDSGNAKGTPPHLHYGIYTGGGAINPYPFLRKN, from the coding sequence GTGAGGCGTTTTCTCGGATTTATTGTTTTTCTGGCGGTAGTGGGTGGGGCGCTGTACCTGCTGTGGCCGCAGATCAGGAACGCCCAGCGGTATACGGCGCTGCTGTCTGCCCCGACACCCGCTGAAAACAGCCTGCCCAACCCGCTGCCCGACCAGAACCTGACCGACACCTGGGGCGCGGCCCGCAGCCAGGGACGCAGGCATGAGGGTATCGACATTTTCGCGGGGCGCAATACGCCCATTCGCGCCACCACGCGCGGCATCGTGCTGAACGTTGGCCCCAACGGGCTGGGCGGGCGTACGGTGATGATTCTCGGTCCTGGCGGACAGCGGCACTATTACGCGCACATGGAAAAGTATCCAGACCTGAAACGCGGCGAGTGGATTGAGGCAGGAACCGTGGTGGGCTATGTGGGCGACAGCGGCAACGCGAAGGGCACGCCCCCGCACCTGCACTACGGCATTTACACGGGTGGCGGGGCGATCAATCCGTATCCGTTTCTCAGGAAGAACTGA
- a CDS encoding glutamine--tRNA ligase/YqeY domain fusion protein: MTAPDTDMPDVPTAARVASPQLDNYITGIIERDLQSGKYAGVVTRFPPEPNGYLHLGHTFASFLDFQTAVQYGGRYHLRLDDTNPEGESQEFAEGIMADLRWLGWDWGENLFYASDNFERYYGYAEQLITQGDAYVDSVSGDEMARLRGDAHTPGTPSEYRERDVEENLDLFRRMRAGEFPDGAHVLRGKIDLSSANMKLRDPVLYRIKRAWHYRAGDAWCIYPMYDFQHPLQDAIEGVTHSMCSLEFVDNRAIYDWLMEKLAFAPRPHQYEFGRRSLEYTIVSKRKLRQLVNEGHVSGWDDPRMPTLRAQQRLGVTPEAVRAFASQIGVSRTNRTVDIAVYENAVRDDLNHKSPRVMAVLDPVRVTLGNLDEARTLQIPYWPHDVIEASADGLVALPSGERVAPEQAVRDVALTHELFIEREDFSADPPKGYKRLTPGGTVRLRGAGIIRADRFDTDDSGNVTHIHATLLEEGAKAGGVIHWVSAEHAIPAEFRLYDRLFRVANPEGENPDDILPDFDPEQPGHESGPLDTGFLRYLNAGSLRVTRGYVESSVTSDPQDTRYQFERQGYFWRDPVDSREDALVFGRIITLKDAWAQTQKTESGKPKGEGKKPKAEAIVAGGVQPALTPQQEAEITRLTALGAAEGDARTIARDETLLAFLTDAALGDSFAQVASWTVNDLATSLRAGEVKVRAADLAPLAELLASGKVTTRVARDALARAAVSGEAPAALIEREGLSAGLSEDELKRIVAGILEKNPAEVEAYRGGKTALLGFFTGQVMRATQGKAEPGRVAGVLKEALVAK, encoded by the coding sequence ATGACCGCGCCCGACACCGACATGCCCGACGTGCCCACTGCGGCGCGCGTGGCTTCTCCCCAGCTCGACAACTACATCACCGGGATCATCGAACGCGACCTGCAAAGCGGCAAGTACGCGGGCGTCGTGACCCGTTTCCCGCCCGAACCCAACGGTTACCTGCACCTGGGCCACACCTTCGCCAGTTTCCTGGACTTCCAGACCGCCGTGCAGTACGGGGGCCGCTACCACCTGCGCCTGGACGACACCAACCCCGAGGGCGAGTCCCAGGAATTCGCCGAGGGCATCATGGCCGATCTGCGCTGGCTGGGCTGGGACTGGGGCGAGAACCTGTTCTACGCGTCGGATAACTTCGAGCGGTATTACGGGTATGCCGAGCAACTGATCACTCAGGGCGACGCCTACGTGGACAGCGTCAGCGGCGACGAGATGGCCCGCCTGCGCGGTGACGCCCACACCCCCGGCACGCCCAGCGAATACCGGGAGCGGGACGTGGAGGAAAATCTGGACCTGTTCCGCCGGATGCGGGCCGGGGAATTTCCCGATGGAGCGCACGTTCTGCGCGGCAAGATTGACCTGTCCAGCGCCAACATGAAGTTGCGCGATCCGGTGCTGTACCGCATCAAGCGCGCGTGGCACTACCGCGCCGGGGACGCGTGGTGCATCTACCCCATGTACGACTTTCAGCACCCCCTTCAGGACGCCATCGAGGGCGTGACCCACAGCATGTGCAGCCTGGAATTCGTGGACAACCGTGCCATCTACGACTGGCTGATGGAGAAATTGGCCTTTGCCCCGCGCCCCCACCAGTACGAGTTCGGGCGGCGCAGTCTGGAATACACGATTGTCTCCAAGCGCAAGCTGCGGCAACTCGTCAATGAAGGCCATGTCAGCGGCTGGGACGATCCCCGCATGCCCACCCTGCGCGCCCAGCAGCGGTTGGGAGTCACGCCGGAAGCGGTGCGGGCCTTTGCCAGTCAGATCGGCGTGAGCCGCACCAACCGCACCGTGGACATCGCCGTCTACGAGAACGCCGTGCGTGACGATCTGAACCACAAGTCCCCGCGCGTCATGGCCGTGCTGGACCCGGTGCGTGTGACGCTGGGGAATCTAGATGAGGCGCGCACCCTCCAGATTCCGTACTGGCCGCATGACGTGATCGAGGCGTCGGCGGACGGTCTGGTGGCCCTACCCAGCGGCGAACGGGTTGCCCCGGAACAGGCGGTGCGCGACGTGGCCCTGACCCACGAACTGTTCATTGAGCGCGAGGATTTCAGCGCCGATCCGCCCAAAGGCTATAAACGCCTGACCCCCGGCGGCACGGTGCGTCTGCGTGGTGCGGGCATCATCCGCGCGGACCGTTTCGACACCGATGACAGCGGCAACGTGACCCACATCCACGCCACGCTGCTCGAAGAGGGCGCGAAGGCAGGCGGCGTGATCCACTGGGTCAGTGCTGAACATGCCATCCCTGCCGAATTTCGCCTGTATGACCGCCTGTTCCGCGTCGCCAACCCGGAGGGCGAGAACCCGGATGACATCCTCCCCGACTTCGATCCCGAACAGCCCGGCCACGAGAGCGGGCCGCTGGACACTGGATTCCTGCGCTATCTGAACGCTGGCAGCCTGCGGGTCACGCGCGGTTACGTGGAGTCCAGCGTGACCAGCGATCCCCAGGACACCCGCTACCAGTTCGAGCGGCAGGGCTACTTCTGGCGCGATCCGGTGGACAGCCGTGAGGACGCTCTGGTGTTCGGGCGGATTATCACCCTCAAGGACGCCTGGGCACAGACTCAGAAGACCGAGAGCGGCAAGCCGAAAGGGGAGGGGAAGAAGCCGAAAGCGGAAGCCATTGTCGCAGGCGGCGTGCAACCTGCCCTGACCCCCCAGCAGGAGGCCGAAATTACGCGCCTGACAGCCCTGGGCGCTGCTGAGGGGGACGCGCGGACCATTGCGCGCGATGAAACGCTGCTGGCCTTCCTGACCGATGCCGCGCTGGGCGATAGCTTCGCCCAGGTGGCGTCGTGGACGGTCAACGATCTGGCGACGTCACTGCGCGCTGGCGAAGTCAAGGTGCGGGCCGCCGATCTCGCGCCGCTGGCGGAATTACTGGCTTCCGGCAAGGTCACGACGCGCGTGGCCCGCGACGCCCTGGCCCGCGCCGCCGTTTCCGGCGAGGCCCCCGCCGCCCTGATCGAACGCGAGGGTCTGAGTGCCGGACTGAGTGAGGATGAACTGAAACGCATCGTGGCCGGGATACTGGAAAAGAACCCCGCCGAGGTGGAAGCGTACCGGGGCGGCAAGACGGCGCTGCTGGGCTTTTTCACTGGGCAGGTCATGCGTGCTACCCAGGGCAAAGCGGAGCCGGGACGGGTGGCAGGCGTGCTGAAAGAGGCGCTGGTGGCGAAGTAA